In one window of Armatimonadota bacterium DNA:
- a CDS encoding rubrerythrin family protein: MELKGSKTERNLLQAFAGESQARNRYTYFASEARKEGYVQIADIFEETANQEKEHAKRFFNLLQGGEVEIQAAFPAGVIGNTAENLAASAAGEEHEWGQLYPGFAAVAREEGFKDVAAIFDAISVAEKQHGKRYRDLLANVEAGTVFKKDKPVVWRCRNCGYLHEAADAPKVCPACAHPQAHFELLAENW, translated from the coding sequence GTGGAGCTGAAGGGATCGAAGACGGAACGAAACCTGCTGCAGGCGTTTGCCGGGGAATCGCAGGCGCGGAATCGCTACACGTATTTCGCGAGCGAGGCGCGGAAGGAAGGCTACGTCCAGATCGCGGACATCTTCGAGGAAACCGCCAACCAGGAGAAGGAGCACGCCAAGCGCTTCTTCAATCTGCTCCAGGGCGGCGAGGTCGAGATCCAGGCCGCGTTCCCGGCCGGCGTCATCGGCAACACGGCCGAGAACCTGGCGGCGTCCGCCGCCGGCGAGGAGCACGAGTGGGGGCAATTGTACCCCGGCTTCGCGGCGGTCGCGCGGGAGGAAGGCTTCAAGGACGTCGCGGCGATCTTCGATGCCATCTCCGTCGCCGAGAAGCAGCACGGCAAGCGCTACCGCGACCTGCTGGCCAACGTTGAAGCCGGCACCGTGTTTAAGAAAGACAAGCCCGTTGTGTGGCGCTGCCGCAACTGCGGCTATCTCCACGAAGCCGCGGACGCGCCCAAGGTCTGCCCCGCGTGCGCGCATCCCCAGGCTCACTTCGAGTTGCTCGCCGAGAACTGGTAA
- a CDS encoding DegT/DnrJ/EryC1/StrS family aminotransferase: MTTLKSPELAINGGTPVRTKPFPTWPVWDDGDAQAVADALRSGKWGIGGGAVEEFEKEFAEFQQAKYCSCLVNGTAAIEVALRAVGVEAGDEIIVPPYTFIATASACLMVNTVPVFVDIEPDTYNLDPTKIEAAITDRTRAVIAVHIAGCPADMDGIMAIAKKHNLKVIEDCAQAHAAEWRGRRVGAIGDLGTFSFQSSKNLNSGEGGACVTDNEEIFHRCWSLQNVGRARSGQWYEHPVLGWNYRMTQFQGALLRSQLQRVPAQTERRTANAAHLTERLNQIDGISPMRVDERVTRHAYHLYMFRYDASAFNGLPREDFIKALNAEGITCSSGYVPLYKELAFRNCDVYSAAFKLASREVDYDKVSCPVCEKACADEAVWLYQAWLIGEDHGDVDDIANAIEKIHAAAAAK; the protein is encoded by the coding sequence ATGACCACCCTCAAGAGTCCCGAACTGGCAATCAACGGCGGCACGCCCGTCCGCACCAAGCCCTTCCCCACCTGGCCGGTGTGGGATGACGGTGACGCCCAGGCCGTTGCAGACGCCCTGCGCAGCGGCAAGTGGGGCATCGGCGGCGGCGCCGTCGAGGAGTTCGAGAAGGAGTTCGCCGAGTTCCAGCAGGCCAAGTACTGCTCGTGCCTCGTCAACGGCACCGCGGCGATTGAAGTCGCGCTGCGCGCCGTCGGCGTCGAGGCCGGGGATGAAATCATCGTCCCTCCGTACACCTTCATCGCCACCGCCAGCGCCTGCCTCATGGTCAACACCGTCCCCGTGTTCGTTGATATCGAGCCGGACACGTACAACCTCGACCCGACCAAGATCGAGGCGGCGATCACCGATCGCACCCGCGCCGTCATCGCCGTCCACATCGCTGGCTGCCCCGCCGACATGGACGGCATCATGGCCATCGCCAAGAAGCACAACCTCAAGGTCATCGAGGACTGCGCCCAGGCTCACGCCGCGGAATGGCGCGGGCGGCGCGTCGGCGCCATCGGCGATCTCGGCACCTTCAGCTTCCAGTCCTCGAAGAACCTCAACTCCGGCGAGGGCGGCGCCTGTGTCACGGACAACGAGGAGATCTTCCACCGCTGCTGGTCGCTGCAAAACGTCGGCCGCGCCCGCTCCGGCCAGTGGTACGAGCATCCGGTGCTGGGGTGGAACTACCGGATGACCCAATTCCAGGGCGCGCTGCTGCGCAGCCAGTTGCAGCGCGTCCCGGCGCAGACGGAACGGCGCACAGCGAACGCGGCGCACCTCACCGAGCGCCTCAACCAGATCGACGGCATCAGCCCCATGCGCGTTGACGAGCGCGTGACGCGGCATGCATACCACCTCTACATGTTCCGCTACGATGCGTCCGCGTTCAACGGCCTGCCGCGCGAGGATTTCATCAAGGCGTTGAACGCCGAGGGCATCACCTGCTCCTCAGGCTATGTGCCGCTCTACAAGGAACTCGCCTTCCGCAACTGTGACGTCTACAGCGCCGCCTTCAAGCTCGCCAGCCGCGAGGTGGACTACGACAAGGTGAGCTGCCCGGTGTGCGAGAAGGCCTGCGCCGATGAGGCGGTGTGGCTCTACCAGGCCTGGCTCATCGGCGAAGACCACGGCGACGTGGACGACATCGCAAACGCGATCGAGAAGATTCACGCGGCCGCCGCAGCGAAGTAG
- a CDS encoding 4Fe-4S binding protein, translated as MEHADYEARSRRRLIVQSLIWVVVVITIFGGLRYPLLGFVVAGVMLMGFVGALVKGRYVCGWLCPRGALFDRVIKHVSRRSAIPRWLRSPWFRWPVFGALMGFMVYRISLNPADAYHWGRVFVSICIITTGIGIVLALAFHPRTWCAFCPMGTLQSAVGGGKAPLYVEEGCKGCRTCERACPMNLRIVGNTKDGRLDSADCLKCPECQLACPAKVLHF; from the coding sequence ATGGAGCACGCTGACTACGAGGCGCGGTCGCGGCGCCGCTTGATCGTCCAATCGCTGATCTGGGTCGTCGTCGTCATCACCATCTTCGGCGGCCTGCGCTATCCCCTGCTGGGATTCGTCGTCGCCGGGGTGATGCTGATGGGGTTCGTCGGCGCGCTCGTCAAGGGCAGGTACGTCTGCGGCTGGCTGTGCCCGCGCGGCGCGCTGTTCGACCGCGTCATCAAGCATGTCAGCCGCAGGAGCGCCATCCCGCGGTGGCTGCGCAGCCCTTGGTTCAGGTGGCCGGTGTTCGGCGCCCTCATGGGCTTCATGGTGTACCGCATCAGCCTCAATCCCGCTGACGCGTACCACTGGGGCCGGGTGTTCGTTAGCATCTGCATCATCACCACCGGTATCGGCATCGTGCTGGCGCTCGCGTTCCACCCGCGCACGTGGTGCGCGTTCTGCCCCATGGGCACATTGCAGAGCGCCGTCGGCGGCGGCAAGGCCCCGCTCTACGTGGAGGAAGGCTGCAAGGGCTGTCGAACCTGCGAGCGGGCCTGTCCCATGAACCTCAGGATTGTCGGCAACACCAAGGACGGCCGGCTTGATAGCGCGGATTGCCTGAAGTGTCCTGAATGTCAGTTGGCGTGCCCAGCGAAAGTGCTGCATTTCTAG
- a CDS encoding DegT/DnrJ/EryC1/StrS family aminotransferase yields the protein MGDEEISNLTEVIRSGKLFRYGGQFVVRFEEEFAGRYGAKHAVAATSGTAALHVAVGALQPNPGDEIITSPITDMGTIIPILFQNAIPVFADLEPDMYCMQPQSIAGRITDRTAAIIVVHLFGQPADMDSILALARDRGIPVIEDCAQAYLTEYHGTLAGTMGDIGCFSLQQSKHMTAGDGGIIITDDDDIAMRARLFADKGWPRQGEARDYMFLGANYRMNELTGAVACAQLGKVESVVANRRAAAEKLTARINEIEGVNPPAVRDNCKHSYWQYPITVDEDVLGTSPRDFVQALSAEGIPAGVGYIGRPIYMTQMLHDKKAYGSSHCPWECKFAGRSIEYRKDDCPDTLEILRRIIIIPWNENYGDREVNDIADGLDKVAAHFRGKQ from the coding sequence ATGGGGGACGAGGAGATCAGCAACCTCACCGAGGTCATCCGCTCAGGCAAGCTGTTTCGCTACGGCGGCCAGTTCGTCGTCCGCTTCGAGGAGGAGTTCGCCGGGCGCTACGGAGCCAAACACGCGGTTGCTGCGACTTCCGGCACCGCTGCCCTGCACGTCGCGGTTGGCGCGCTCCAGCCCAATCCCGGCGACGAAATCATCACGTCGCCCATCACCGACATGGGCACCATCATCCCCATCCTGTTCCAGAACGCCATCCCCGTGTTCGCGGATCTCGAGCCGGATATGTACTGCATGCAGCCCCAGAGCATCGCCGGCCGCATCACCGACCGCACCGCGGCGATCATCGTCGTGCACCTCTTCGGCCAACCCGCTGATATGGACTCGATCCTCGCGCTCGCCCGCGACCGCGGCATCCCCGTCATCGAGGACTGCGCCCAGGCCTATCTCACGGAGTATCACGGCACGCTCGCCGGCACCATGGGCGACATCGGGTGCTTCAGCCTCCAGCAGTCCAAGCACATGACCGCCGGCGACGGCGGCATCATCATCACCGATGACGACGACATCGCCATGCGCGCGCGCCTGTTCGCCGACAAGGGCTGGCCCCGCCAGGGCGAGGCGCGCGACTATATGTTCCTCGGCGCCAACTATCGCATGAACGAACTCACCGGCGCCGTCGCCTGCGCGCAACTAGGCAAGGTCGAGTCCGTCGTCGCCAACCGGCGGGCTGCTGCGGAGAAGCTCACTGCGCGTATCAACGAGATCGAAGGCGTCAACCCGCCGGCCGTGCGCGACAACTGCAAGCACTCCTACTGGCAGTATCCGATCACGGTTGATGAGGACGTGCTCGGCACGTCGCCCCGGGACTTTGTCCAGGCGCTCAGCGCCGAGGGCATCCCCGCCGGGGTCGGCTACATCGGACGCCCGATCTACATGACGCAGATGCTCCACGACAAGAAGGCCTACGGCTCCTCTCACTGCCCGTGGGAGTGCAAGTTCGCGGGCCGCAGCATCGAGTACCGCAAAGATGACTGCCCCGACACGCTGGAGATACTGCGTCGCATCATCATCATCCCCTGGAACGAGAACTACGGCGATCGTGAAGTCAACGACATCGCGGACGGGCTGGACAAAGTCGCCGCCCACTTCCGCGGCAAGCAGTGA
- a CDS encoding transcriptional repressor: protein YQLVRRRLPHVSLGTVYRNLQVLSASGAIRKLRLGCAQSRFDGDVTSHYHVRCVKCGRVDDVPIKPLRAIDSALHKITGYHALGYRLEFTGSCGRCSKTEPRRRKGRVDDAG from the coding sequence GTACCAGTTGGTGCGGCGGCGGCTGCCTCACGTCAGCCTCGGCACGGTTTACCGCAACCTCCAGGTCCTGTCCGCCTCCGGGGCGATACGGAAGTTGCGCCTGGGCTGCGCGCAAAGCCGCTTCGACGGCGACGTGACCTCGCATTATCACGTTCGCTGCGTGAAGTGCGGCCGCGTGGACGACGTACCGATCAAACCATTACGGGCGATTGACAGCGCCCTGCACAAGATCACCGGCTACCACGCGCTCGGCTACCGGCTGGAGTTCACCGGATCGTGCGGGCGATGCTCGAAGACCGAGCCGCGGCGCCGGAAAGGGCGCGTGGACGACGCTGGCTGA
- a CDS encoding OsmC family protein, whose amino-acid sequence MATTVRYHRGLHFCADLESGRVFCDAFAKRGKEYPSAPELLMVSLGSCIGAVILTYADRHAINFEGMEIDLDWDIVEHPHRIGRIDINVRMPGPLTDEQTEVLKRVAETCLIHNTLLHAPEINLDLTAGK is encoded by the coding sequence ATGGCGACAACCGTACGCTATCACCGCGGCCTGCATTTCTGCGCCGACCTCGAATCGGGACGCGTCTTCTGCGACGCCTTCGCCAAGCGGGGCAAGGAGTACCCCAGCGCGCCTGAGCTGCTCATGGTCTCACTCGGCAGTTGCATCGGCGCGGTGATCCTGACCTACGCCGACCGTCACGCCATCAACTTCGAGGGCATGGAGATAGACCTCGATTGGGACATCGTTGAGCACCCGCACCGGATCGGCCGCATTGACATCAACGTCCGCATGCCGGGGCCGCTGACCGACGAGCAGACCGAGGTGCTCAAGCGCGTCGCCGAAACGTGCCTGATCCACAACACGCTGCTGCACGCGCCCGAGATCAACCTCGACCTGACGGCAGGCAAATAG
- a CDS encoding S-layer homology domain-containing protein, with product TETAICTDSAWQQYPAIWGDRIVWEDSRNGDSDIYMYDLATATETAISTDPANQRRPDIFCDRIVCHDYRNGNYDIWMYDLATSTETAICTDAADQWDPVIWGDRIVWEDSRNASWDIYMYDLATATETAICTGAGTQGVPATWGDRIVWHDDRTGDAEIYMYKLAMCSFDDVPRSHAMWQGVEAIYAQGVTSGTSAAPPLYSPANNTTRGQMAVFLCNAFGKWWYDPGSASFTDVPRGTNGVWDGGGGGGLDVDGTHIFYGYIERLADPASWGGTAPGGGYGDGTYRPANTCTRGQMATFLCKAAGKVWYDPGSASFTDVPRGTNGVWDGGGGGGLDVDGTHIFYGWIERLADVASWASGEAPTGGYGDGTFRPTVICTRGQMATFIQRGCNFAKPIK from the coding sequence CACCGAGACGGCGATCTGCACCGATTCGGCGTGGCAGCAGTATCCCGCGATCTGGGGCGACCGCATCGTGTGGGAGGACAGCCGCAACGGCGACTCCGACATCTACATGTACGACCTGGCGACCGCCACCGAGACCGCGATCTCCACCGACCCAGCGAACCAGCGGCGACCCGACATCTTCTGCGACCGCATCGTCTGCCATGACTACCGCAACGGCAACTACGACATCTGGATGTACGACCTCGCGACCTCGACCGAGACCGCGATCTGCACCGATGCGGCGGATCAGTGGGATCCCGTGATCTGGGGCGACCGCATCGTGTGGGAGGACAGCCGCAACGCCAGCTGGGACATCTACATGTACGACCTGGCGACCGCGACCGAGACCGCCATCTGCACCGGCGCAGGGACGCAGGGCGTTCCGGCGACCTGGGGCGACCGCATCGTGTGGCATGACGACCGCACCGGCGATGCCGAGATCTACATGTACAAGCTGGCGATGTGCTCGTTCGACGACGTGCCGCGGAGCCACGCGATGTGGCAGGGGGTCGAGGCGATCTACGCCCAGGGCGTGACCAGCGGCACTTCCGCGGCCCCGCCGCTGTACTCGCCGGCCAACAACACCACGCGCGGGCAGATGGCGGTGTTCCTGTGCAACGCGTTCGGCAAGTGGTGGTATGACCCCGGGTCGGCCAGCTTCACCGATGTCCCGCGCGGCACGAACGGGGTATGGGACGGCGGCGGAGGGGGCGGCCTGGATGTGGATGGCACCCACATCTTCTACGGTTACATCGAGCGACTGGCCGACCCGGCGTCCTGGGGCGGCACCGCGCCGGGCGGCGGATACGGCGACGGCACCTACCGCCCGGCCAACACCTGCACCCGCGGGCAGATGGCGACGTTCCTGTGCAAGGCGGCGGGGAAGGTGTGGTACGACCCCGGTTCTGCGAGCTTCACCGATGTCCCGCGCGGCACCAACGGGGTATGGGACGGCGGCGGCGGCGGCGGCCTGGACGTGGACGGCACGCACATCTTCTACGGGTGGATCGAGCGGCTGGCGGACGTGGCGTCCTGGGCGTCCGGCGAGGCGCCGACCGGCGGGTATGGCGACGGCACCTTCCGGCCGACGGTGATCTGCACCCGCGGGCAGATGGCGACGTTCATCCAGCGCGGCTGCAATTTCGCGAAACCGATCAAGTAG